One Gossypium arboreum isolate Shixiya-1 chromosome 13, ASM2569848v2, whole genome shotgun sequence genomic window, taataacacTGGTTGTAATTACCTTtttatataaaatgattttttagtAAGGGATAAATGTCAAAATTGTACATGAACTTTAATTCAATATGCAATTtaatacatgaactttaatttggggcaattatacacataaaacttTGATTGTGATTCAAATGTATACATGAAACTTTAAATTTGATTCgatcatacacatttaaagaaataaatacatcaatttatttttatatttaataaatataattatctgtgtatgtaatatataaacacATAAATTGATCCTATGTCAATAATTGATCGAAAAGTTTATgcataaaattgcacaaaattatagttcatatataattttgagatttatccacaatttttttaaaacattgtttttataattatatattgtttttaatgattttattcattttagttaaatcaaaataaataataaaagctgattaattaaattatttaattcttttatttttttcattttacaaTCCAACTTTATTTATTACCCTAAGtttaaaaataaacatttaaTATACTATATTACATTTTGTCTATtgcattaatattatttttatctttttagtcTAATTTGCGCTAAACCATAACAAATAGCATATTTTTAATACAAAAAgcttatttttcttcttcttcttcttgtcaCTGATAAAAGAACACTCTAATTGCTTATTGTTCATTCCAattctaatttatttatttattttaaaaatatatgtataattatttttattaaaatgtatccatttattgttaaaataaaatattataatcttTTAACCTTTGTAAAGTAAGAAAAAAGTTCTAAATACAATTTATAAAATATGCTTTAAATAATCTTACATTTCGTCAACTATAAACAACAAATCTTACATTACATAATAATATAACATACTCGGTAATATGCTAAAAGACCGTAATGAAACCTTGGCAATATTGGTAAAGACCAAGACTTCGAGACCTTAACTATCCCACTATACACTAAAATCATATTATATAATGTATTACAGAGTACAAATGCCATATATGAGTTCTTCtcatatttatttcaatccattGTGCATTATGATTAGTATTAAGTCAATTATAATGTTATTTGATCTAACATGTATGATGTGTACAAAGATGTTGAAATTAATTAAGCTATTAGAGTTACCGGCTTTGGAAGTTACAGTGTCGGCGACTCTTAAACATCCTATCGAACTATGGTCGAGTTTATCGGAGAACGCCACGAGGCAGTGGTTTTAAACACCATATACAAAACAAGGTTCAGTTGGAAAAGTGTGTCGATGTCGTTGAATTTGCTGTAAAGCTTTGCATTAGATGTTGCACAAAAGGGATGACCTCTTCTATACCACAGCTTAGTGTCTCTTCTATGatcttttgatttaatttttttttatggttcTTAGTGTACTATTTATGTACCAAAAGATAGTCATcaagtaaaataaaaatgaaacaaacCCTTATTAATCAAATCAACAGAAACCAGCAACACATACCATACCAAACAGCATATTGTGTTTCCATGGTAGTCTAATAGTCTTtcacttattttaaagaaaatgtactctTTTATTTTTGCATTTGATCAAGACAGCATCTTCCTCTGCCAACATTTGTTCACAAATTACAACCAAAAAGCATTAAGCAAATCGAATTGTTACTGGATAAAACCGAGAAGGGCACAACAACGATCCAAACCATCTTTAAAGCTGCAAAAATAATACATGAAATTCTTATGACCAATCAGTAAAAATAATAAGCCAAGTAGTTTAAATCAGGGAATGCAGGGAAAGTTGAATGGCATTATAACACCAAATAGTTTTTTTTCTTATGAAAGTGGCAAATGAGAACAGCATATCACTGTATACAAAACCAAGCTTCGTATTTTTAGGCACATAGAGCGAGAGAGATTAATTATCTTCGAGAATTGGAATACCAAATCATATCCTTTACTACCAATTTCACACACAGCTTCAACAAAGTTCCTATCAACACCCTCCTAGACTCTCCACTACGCACAATTAGTTATCATTTGAACTTGAACATAGCCCTTATGACCAAATTTGTTGACTAAATGTGATCGCATGGAAAACACTACAAATGTAAACATAGCACCTTTACACTGcaattaaaatttcaagaaatgtACCAAATGCCATCTTCTCATATCAGCCACAATATTTGTCCTATTGTTTCTATGAAACTTATCTGGTCAGCTTTGGAAATGAAGATACTATGTATGCCAACTAAGTCTATATGGTTCACGAAACATATGAACAGTTACTCAACATATTTGCTTTGCTTCTCTGCccatgggatgatatatatacaaTTAGGCAGCAGCAGGGTGATGTAATGCCAAGTGTCAATACATTCATTATCTTCTAGAAGTGGGTAATTGTTGAGGGGAAGCCAGCTTGTTTGAGAGAAGTCTCCAAAATGTTGTATAGGTCGGTACTGTCCCAAGTCAAGGTTTTGTCACCCGACTCTGCAGAGAGCAGACAGCCCAAGTGTCTTAAGTAGGGACAGGGGAGTTCAACAAAGTGGGAGCCCCTTGTTGAAATGGACCATGCACGGCACACAGCTACCTACAAAGGGAATGTGGACATTTGCCTATGATAGAGCTTGAACCCGTGCCCCTTAAATGACAACATTGGGCAACTTAGGTTCAACCCCTACCAGTGGACGCTCACAACTCCTTGGTAGCTAGCCATGAGCCAAGCACAGTCCATTTAAACGAGGCGCTCTCACTCTGTTCAATCCACCACTTCAGGCACTCGGGCTCTCTCCGCAAAGCCGGGAGACAAAACCCTGCCCAAGGACAATACAGACCCATAGAGGGTTCTGTCCGGACAGATAACACTCGGAAGACTTTTCCCCATTTAGAATTTTAAGAAGACTCACCAAACGCTTGTTAACCCATCATAGcaataaaattcaattaaaataagACACAAATATTTAGGAAAAACAAAAGCTCAATTAAATCATCAATCATGAAaattaaaaatcacaaaaaaaaaatggatCTAAACACAAATTCACCCACATTTCAACAACTATAAATGAAATTTCTCATtccatcacaaaaaaaaaaaaaacctgtcaCTCATCAATCTAAAAGGACAAGCCATGCCAATGAATCTCccaaaaatccaaaaataaaaacGAGATGAAAAGTACCTAGATGGGATTAATGATGACCGTGTTCCTCAGCATGCTTCTTGAGCTCGAGGTGGCGTCGCTCGTTGGGAAGAGCAACAAGGTAAGAAAAGATCATCCCACCGAAACAGACATGGTAGAGAGGTTCGATAGAATCAGTCTCAATGTACTTAGCATGGTAATTGTCCAAACCCCTCTGAACAGATTTCTTCAAGTAACCCATAGATAGCATCGGCTTGAAGTAGCCAGGAACTTCCttcaatttcatcccttttatctCGCTGTAAACTTTCCTCATCGCCATTTTCCCCTAATTCaaataaaaccctaaatttcCCTTATTTTGCTCACTGCGTGGCCTACGGGAATGGGGAAGATCTAAACAAAttgaagaaggaaaagaaaaggttgaacAAAGGCTTTTCACGTTGGGCCAGCCAGCCAGCCCTGCTTGTTATTTCTTTAGAATAAACTGGATTTCCCAAATGTTAAAATATGCTTTTGAGTCCCTATACTttaatatatttagaatttattcttctatttttaagattaaaaatttcaagtccaatTATTAGGCTgatgatttttttatattcatTGGAGATATtttgaaatagaaaaattaatCATGTAACAAAAGAAATATtacaataaatttaaatttaacagaaaaattaacaacattaataattaaatttacattttgaagtttcttataaataaaaattaaatatttacagacaCTTAATTGGTTGGCAAATTGGATGAATTGTAATGATTCATCGTTTTAGTACTGGCAATTTCGTTATTATTTAGAAGAAATCTTataaataaaattcaatttaaagatagctcattttattctttgactattatattaaattattcgtaaatttatattttaatcattcaactttaaaaattacaaaatcatcagtaaattattcaaaaatataactttaataaccgaactttaaaaaaatttattcaaatcactgaattattaatttttttaaaatctagCTAGTGAATTTCAAACAACAATTCGACAATTAATACTATAGATCAATTCCTCAACGAGTAACAAGAATATAACTTAGATCTAAATCGAACACGACCAATGTCAAAAATCGAAGAAGAAAGCTGCTCGAATTTAAATTCTCAAATTCATGATGTTTAAAgatatttcatgaaaaaaactAAACTGTAAAAAAAAAATGAGATCTTTCAATTTATGCAAGATGTGCAAATAAAAGAattcataaattaattattttaacaaCCCAAtaaattaaaactttcaaataaaccaatgatcattttataacttttgaaattaaatgaccaaaatgtatatttactaatagtttagtaatCTCGATGTAGTTTACCTACATTTAAACGATAATAATTAATTCagcaatttattaatttttactcttttttttcaACTTATCCACATAAAAAACAACCATGGAAATAaaagatgaataaataaatagaaatcaGCAATACATGCCTTACCATAGCAAAAAATCAAATTGTGTTTTCCATGGTAGCCTTTCActtacaaaaaaaaagaaaaaaagatatcTTTATTTTCTTACTGAATGCTGCAATGCATTGATCAAGACAGTATCTTCCTGCCTACAATGTTCacaaataacaacaatcaaatgGTCACCCCATAACCCGAGAAGAGCCCGACCCGGCCCATCTTTAAGCTGCAAAAAATTAGATTAGGAAATCATTAATATAAGCTAAGCATAGATCTAAATACAAGTAATCAGATATTAGGCATGATTATGCTTCAGAACAGTAGGTACTTCATGTTTAATATAGCATGAAAAATCATTATAACCAATCAGTAACATTAACGTAAAAGTACCATCGAGGCCCATGTACtaggagtcagattgcatttttccccctctactcaaaaaatggcaaattagtccctggacaTTAGAAAAAAGAGCAAACTGGTCTTTCTGTTTAAAAATTCATCCATTTCTACGGTTAAAAACTGATCCTTGCACGTTAGAATGAGATACGAGTGCCATGTGTAACTAGCTGGTTCTTCTATCAGCCATGCTAGTTTTTTACAACAGAAATGGATGAAGTTTttaacaaaaatgaccaaattgctctttgatctaacgtacAAGGACTTATTTGctcattttttgagtaaagggacaaaatgcaatctaacttcTAGTACAGgagcctccatggtacttttaccgtaACATTAATAATGTCAAATGATTTAAAATAGGACATCTATGAAACAAAAAAACTCAACTATGAGAAGACATTTATCGAATATGTGTGCGTGCTCATGATAAATATAAGTAATAGAGAATGGCAATTGAGAACAGTATAACACCATTTTAATAAACCCGAGTTTTCAAATTTTAGTCACACAGAACAACAGGATTTGATATCGTCATGAGATGGAATTCATATCctattattttgcaaaatttacACATACAGCAGCACGAAGCGTTGGTTTAATAGTGGACTCAAGCTATCATAATAGACTAACTTCTCACCATCTCTAAAAGTTATGCACTTATGCACATACATAATACAGTAAAAACTTTCTTTTCGAACCTGTCAGATTGAGCAAAAGCTGTTTAAACATGATATCACACTCCGATACTCCAATTACTTTACGGGAACAATAAATTGCCTCaaaatataatatgtatatatattatatggtcTTTCAGAATGTTAGGGTCTCAGAAGCATGCTCAAACTGCAGAGCTCACATACATATCTCCCTTCAACCCAACATTAGTTTATCAGATGACAATCAGTCCACCAAGGATGCCGAAAAAAGAGTACAATGAAAATTATTATCGAGGAAAGATCAGTACATTTCATTCCCGATTCTAATAATGTTAGCTAAAACAAGCTAGTAAAGAAGGCAGAAATCTTCTATGACCAAATAAAGCAACAAGATACAAACAAGCTAAGTTACTCAGACAAGTGTGAGTGTTGGACATGAGTATGTATCAGACACAAGAATGGTTAgtcttttctaagtttttccgCGAATTTAGAGGATCCTTGGAGGCTAGATCCAATATCCATATGTCAGAACAGGTACTAAAGAAACATGAAGAGTCCGAGCAACATAGCAAACAAGTGCATCAATGAAGCAAGTTACAAACCATCATCACATAAACTTCattaccataaaacatcaaaactgCCCCACAATCCAATGAAAAACGTAACCACATAAATGCAATCGAATCACTTCTTTTGAAAGCTTGTTATTACATAAAACTAAAGCAACCACAACACTCTTTAACCAAATTTATACCTAAAAAACAAAGAGTACCAGCATCGCAAGTTCAATAAGCATTAGCAAGCCTAAGGCATTTCAAGATTCGAAATCCAAGCAAGATTTAGAACAGAAAAAAGATCAATTAAATCACCATTCGTAAAAAGAAAGAACCCATTGATCTGAACCCAATTTTACCCACATTTCAACAACGAAGCATAACTACctaccaaaaaaagaaaagaaaacacaaATCCAATAATAAATATTGGGATGAAGAGCACCTGGATGGGATTAATGATGGCCATGTTGCTCGGCATGCTGCTTGTGCTCGAGGTGACGACGCTCATTGGGAAGAGCGACGAGATAAGAAAAGATCATCCCACCGAAACAGATATGGTAAAGAGGTTCGATGGAATCAGTCTCAATGTACTTAGCATGGTAATTGTCTAAACCCCTCTGAATAGATTTCTTCACAAGCCCCACAGAAAGCATCGGCTTGAAATACCCAGGaacttctttcaatttcatcccttttatctCGCTGTAAATTTTCCTCATCGCCATTTCTTTCTCCAATTTCAATCAATCCCTAATTTCCCTTCTCCTTCTTTTTAGGAGGGGGGGTCGCGGTACGTCGTGTGCGGAAATGGGGAATGATTTGAACTTTTTTTCGATATGAAGATGGATCGATTTCGTAAGTCAATTCTTAAACTTAACAATTATTCATtgggatttgaatttttttttgtccaaattactccatgatatttctttaaaaaaacttAAAGTTCAAGGGAGCCATGCTCAAGCTAACAATTGCAATGGTCAAAgactaatttaaataaaaataagtttaagcccaacgtaaaaatatttatttagttcAGGCTCCAATATTAGAATAATTATTAAGTTCTGGGGTTATCTTCATCCGAAAAAGAGTTCAAGGCCCAAGAGTTGTTGTCAAGTTCATACCCTAaatagtgatttaaccaaaacCTTTAAGGACTAAAATACAGATTAGGATATAGTATAGGACCAAagtattaataaaacaaaaaaaaatcccaAACTCCATTGAAATTGTACCGAACGCTGCTACCCCAAACCCAAAACAAAGAAAAGGTATGGCCCGAATGCTACCGAAATCCCTACTCCTCCGCCACTCCATCTTCCACCACCACTCCTCCTTCCTCCGCCGCTTTTCATCAAAAGCTAAACTTTACGAAATCGACCTGGACTCCGCTTCTTCATCGGCATCCGCCGTTAACAAAATGGAGGAAATCATCCACTCCATAATTGTCCAAAAATCCACCCCTGATTGGCTCCCTTT contains:
- the LOC108461285 gene encoding uncharacterized protein LOC108461285, with protein sequence MAMRKVYSEIKGMKLKEVPGYFKPMLSMGYLKKSVQRGLDNYHAKYIETDSIEPLYHVCFGGMIFSYLVALPNERRHLELKKHAEEHGHH
- the LOC108456939 gene encoding uncharacterized protein LOC108456939 encodes the protein MAMRKIYSEIKGMKLKEVPGYFKPMLSVGLVKKSIQRGLDNYHAKYIETDSIEPLYHICFGGMIFSYLVALPNERRHLEHKQHAEQHGHH